GAGTTTTTATAATAATCCGGCTACGGATAGCATCGTGGAAACCTTCTTCTTTCATCAGGGGAAGGATGCGATTGAAGTTCCCGTGAAATTTAATTTGGGAGGCCAGTTATTGACCGAGGATTGCCCGATCAAGTTGTGTGTGGTGGATTCTTTGTCGGGATTGTTGAAAGATGGGAAGGTGGTATCTCCGCTTTCAGATGCGGATTTTGCATTTCCGGATGAGATGGTTTTTCATAAAGGTATGAATGTCGATTCGGTGTTTGTAGTATTGAAGAAAACGGCTCAATTGGAGGATGCTTATTGTCGGGTTGTATTACAAATTGAGCCGAATGAATTTTTTGAAGTAGGTGAAACTGTTTATAGCCAAGCAAAGATATACTTTACTTCAGCGATTTCAATTCCAGGATGGTGGGATGAGACGGTTGATAAATATTATTTAGGTGGATTTACACCCAGGAAATACGAGATTTTTTGTCGGGAAGTGGGTGTGACTGATCTGACGGGTGTTGAGGAAAAATATATACGGGAGTATGCCTTGAAGTTTAAGCGTTATTTGGAGGCTCATCCGGAATACGAGGATGATGGAACTAGAATAACAGTGACAGTAATCGGTTAATAATGAATGTTATGAAAAAGATATTGATATTGTGTCTTGTGATGGCTTGGAGCATAACAGGATGTTACGAAGATAAAGGTGATTATGATTATCGTAATTTGGCAGAAGGTACAATCGGAAATGTAAATGGATCATACCATGTGTCTGTTGGAGATACGTTGATTATTGAGCCGGAGATCGTGTTCGATTTGGAAACGAAAGTTGGGTTAAAGTACGAATGGTCCGTGGAGCTTGATTCTGTGTTTTCCCGGGAGAAAAATATAGAATATATTATTCCCCTGGATGCTCCGGAGCAGATGAAATGGGTGTTGCAGGTAACTGATACATTGAGTGGATTAACTTTTATGACCCAGACGATGGTAAGGGTTAGTTCACTTTATTCCGATGGTTTTTTGATTTTATCAGAAAAAAATGGTGTGTCATCATTAAGTTTTTTAAAAAGAGTGAAAGGGGAGTGGGCTCGGTGTATCTATGATATTTATGAAGGTATTGAAGGCGTTTCTTTGGATGGGAAGCCTGTACAGATTCATCTGCATGATTTAGGAAATCAGACAGACGAACATATTATGCTATTGCAGGATGATTTTTATAAATGTCTTGACTTGGATGGTGCGAATTTGGAAAAATCTTTGGAATTGTCGAAAGAATTTCAAGTGATCCCGGAGAACGTGAGACCTAAGCAAGTATTCTTTGATGATTGGTATAGTTTTTTGCTGGCCGAGGACGGACGGGTATTCGGGCGTAAGAATTTTAGTTCAGAAGCTTTCCATACGGGATATTTTTCGCAATATCCGATGGTGTATATGGAACCTGATGCTGTGGGTGAAGAGGTTGCTCATCAATTGAATGCAGATCGTTTCGTGTATGATATGAATACAGAAAATGGGTACGTGTTCGTGTATGAAAAAGAGAGAAAACGATTCTTGTATATCCGGGGGGCTTCCAGCTATGGAACTATTGGAGAGCCGAAATGTGCTGGTTATCCGAATGGATTTATTCCCATGGATAACTTGGGTAATAATGAGTTAATAGCAACAAGCGGGTATTGGTGGAATGACTATTATATTCCGGCTGGCGGGTTGTATAATATCATCAAACGTGCGGATGGAACTTACGTGGGACAAATGTTGTTAACGGATGACCCTGAAGATATTGTGGCAGAGTCTCAACGGGAATTTAAGGGGGATATGATGAATGACAATATTTTATTGTTGATTCCGGATAATGGTAGAGGCCGGGGATTTGGTTGTCCGTATGCTTTCATTGCTTCCGGTAATGTTTTGTATTATTTTGGAAAAGATGCGGAGGGTGAGATTGTGCCGGAACGGTATTATAGTTTTCCGGCAGAAATTAAGGCGATGGAGGATGAATTCTATGCTAATGAATATTTGTGTGTTGGATTGGCTAATGGTGCAGTTTACCTCTTGAAGATTAATTCAGAGGGATTTGCGTCGGACGAGGCGGGACGTTTGGTCATGAAGATGGATCAAAATGTTGGTATGGTAAAACAGATTATTCATAAAGCAGCGGAATAGTATGAAATATATATGGCTTTTTGTAATCCTTCTGTGCGGGTGTGCAGGACAATCGTTTTTAAATGTACAAGCTGACTATCGTAATGTACTGAATATATCTAAC
The window above is part of the Butyricimonas paravirosa genome. Proteins encoded here:
- a CDS encoding DUF4843 domain-containing protein, which encodes MKGQFLFLFLLLAVFGCKEDEFDTYSSVNYLSFYNNPATDSIVETFFFHQGKDAIEVPVKFNLGGQLLTEDCPIKLCVVDSLSGLLKDGKVVSPLSDADFAFPDEMVFHKGMNVDSVFVVLKKTAQLEDAYCRVVLQIEPNEFFEVGETVYSQAKIYFTSAISIPGWWDETVDKYYLGGFTPRKYEIFCREVGVTDLTGVEEKYIREYALKFKRYLEAHPEYEDDGTRITVTVIG
- a CDS encoding PKD-like family lipoprotein; translation: MKKILILCLVMAWSITGCYEDKGDYDYRNLAEGTIGNVNGSYHVSVGDTLIIEPEIVFDLETKVGLKYEWSVELDSVFSREKNIEYIIPLDAPEQMKWVLQVTDTLSGLTFMTQTMVRVSSLYSDGFLILSEKNGVSSLSFLKRVKGEWARCIYDIYEGIEGVSLDGKPVQIHLHDLGNQTDEHIMLLQDDFYKCLDLDGANLEKSLELSKEFQVIPENVRPKQVFFDDWYSFLLAEDGRVFGRKNFSSEAFHTGYFSQYPMVYMEPDAVGEEVAHQLNADRFVYDMNTENGYVFVYEKERKRFLYIRGASSYGTIGEPKCAGYPNGFIPMDNLGNNELIATSGYWWNDYYIPAGGLYNIIKRADGTYVGQMLLTDDPEDIVAESQREFKGDMMNDNILLLIPDNGRGRGFGCPYAFIASGNVLYYFGKDAEGEIVPERYYSFPAEIKAMEDEFYANEYLCVGLANGAVYLLKINSEGFASDEAGRLVMKMDQNVGMVKQIIHKAAE